One Papaver somniferum cultivar HN1 chromosome 10, ASM357369v1, whole genome shotgun sequence genomic window carries:
- the LOC113319626 gene encoding transcription factor PRE6-like — protein sequence MSSRSRSSRSRQSGGSRISDDQINDLVSKLQQLLPELRSRNSDKVSAAKVLQETCNYIRNLHREVDDLSERLSELLATTDTSSAQAAIIRSLLM from the exons ATGTCTAGCAGAAGTCGATCATCTCGTTCAAGGCAGTCAGGTGGTTCAAGGATCTCAGATGATCAAATCAATGATCTTGTTTCCAAGTTGCAACAACTTCTCCCTGAACTTCGTAGCCGTAACTCTGACAAG GTATCAGCAGCAAAGGTTCTACAAGAGACGTGCAATTACATTAGAAACTTACACAGAGAAGTCGACGACCTAAGCGAAAGATTATCAGAGCTTTTGGCAACAACAGACACAAGTAGTGCTCAAGCTGCCATTATTAGGAGCTTACTTATGTAG